A window of the Nitrosococcus wardiae genome harbors these coding sequences:
- the pilW gene encoding type IV pilus biogenesis/stability protein PilW, whose amino-acid sequence MRKLVFTGVLAIILLGLGGCASTSSSQAQASGPSVDTARAARINVQLGVEYFKQGELEQALKKLERAIGQDPNLPSAHNALALLKQRLGQIEEAEKHFQRAIKLDPSYSEAQNNYGVFLYSQGRYREAETHFLEAVKNPLYGTPELAYENAGRAAQKQSELNKAEKYYRKALQIQPRLPKSSCRMAEINFNKGHLQKAQKYLQDCPEVVVVPSALASASIKQFCAAEWPSDYRMQEHCVERQHSSARRIKEYMDRYNIKEGSSGPYARILAKCLDEWKTSKGTNYRMVDHCVERQVQSYKNLQLRESMERQR is encoded by the coding sequence ATGAGGAAATTGGTATTTACGGGAGTACTGGCTATTATTTTGCTTGGTCTTGGTGGTTGTGCTTCAACTTCTTCTTCTCAAGCCCAAGCCTCTGGCCCCTCGGTTGATACGGCCAGGGCGGCCCGAATTAATGTCCAATTGGGAGTGGAATATTTCAAGCAAGGGGAGTTGGAACAAGCACTAAAAAAACTGGAGCGCGCAATAGGACAAGATCCTAATCTGCCCAGTGCCCATAATGCTTTGGCCTTACTCAAGCAACGTTTGGGTCAGATAGAAGAGGCGGAAAAACATTTTCAGCGAGCTATAAAACTAGATCCTAGTTATTCGGAAGCCCAAAATAACTATGGGGTTTTCCTTTATAGCCAAGGACGTTACCGAGAAGCGGAAACACATTTTTTGGAGGCGGTTAAAAATCCTTTATATGGCACGCCGGAATTGGCCTATGAGAATGCCGGCAGGGCTGCCCAAAAGCAATCCGAGCTTAATAAGGCGGAAAAATATTACCGCAAGGCTTTGCAAATCCAGCCAAGACTCCCTAAGTCCTCGTGTCGCATGGCTGAAATAAATTTTAATAAAGGGCATCTCCAGAAAGCCCAAAAATATTTACAAGATTGCCCGGAAGTCGTTGTTGTTCCGAGCGCATTAGCTTCTGCGTCAATCAAACAATTTTGCGCAGCAGAGTGGCCTAGTGACTATCGAATGCAAGAACATTGTGTAGAGCGTCAACATTCTTCAGCGCGCCGTATTAAAGAATACATGGACCGGTACAACATCAAGGAAGGCTCCAGTGGCCCCTATGCCCGGATTCTTGCCAAGTGTTTGGACGAGTGGAAAACATCAAAAGGGACCAATTACCGGATGGTCGACCATTGCGTTGAGCGTCAGGTTCAATCTTACAAAAATTTGCAATTGCGGGAGAGTATGGAAAGGCAACGGTGA
- the rlmN gene encoding 23S rRNA (adenine(2503)-C(2))-methyltransferase RlmN, whose translation MTDSRINLLNLDRVGLEAFFTRLGEKPFRARQMLRWIYQRFVTDFSAMTDLSKSLRGRLAETAVIAFPEILHQHHSADGTCKWLLRVSGGNCIEAVFIPEEDRGTLCVSSQIGCILDCSFCATGKQGFNRNLGVSEIIGQLWLANKALGRDPKGERIITNVVMMGMGEPLANFNNVVAAMNLMLDDFSYGLSWRRVTLSTAGMVPAMDRLRAICPVSLAVSLHAPTDELRDELVPLNKRYPIGALLAACRRYVAGDRRRAVTFEYVMLAGVNDSLQHARALLRLLQGLSAKVNLIPFNPFPGSIYRCSDIETINRFREELLRGGLMTVTRKTRGDDIAAACGQLAGQVQDRTRRTLNQQRIAGSLPQSLSA comes from the coding sequence ATGACCGATTCCAGAATCAATTTGCTTAATCTGGATCGGGTCGGGTTGGAAGCCTTTTTTACCCGCCTCGGTGAAAAACCTTTTCGCGCCCGCCAGATGCTTCGTTGGATCTACCAGCGGTTTGTCACCGACTTTAGCGCTATGACCGATCTTAGCAAGTCGCTACGGGGGCGCCTGGCAGAGACCGCAGTGATCGCTTTCCCGGAGATACTCCATCAGCACCATTCGGCCGATGGGACGTGTAAATGGTTGCTACGGGTATCCGGGGGTAATTGTATTGAAGCGGTATTTATTCCTGAGGAGGACCGAGGCACACTCTGCGTTTCATCCCAGATAGGTTGTATCTTAGATTGTTCTTTTTGTGCCACGGGGAAGCAAGGATTTAATCGCAATTTGGGTGTGTCGGAGATCATTGGCCAGCTATGGTTGGCGAATAAAGCCCTAGGTCGGGATCCCAAAGGTGAGCGTATCATTACTAATGTGGTGATGATGGGCATGGGAGAGCCTCTTGCTAATTTTAATAACGTAGTCGCTGCCATGAACTTGATGTTAGATGATTTTTCCTATGGACTATCTTGGCGTCGAGTGACTCTCAGTACGGCCGGGATGGTTCCCGCAATGGATCGGCTGCGCGCCATTTGCCCGGTGAGCCTTGCGGTTTCACTCCATGCCCCCACAGACGAACTTCGCGATGAACTTGTCCCACTGAACAAACGGTATCCTATTGGGGCGTTGTTGGCGGCATGTCGGCGTTACGTTGCCGGGGATAGAAGGCGTGCTGTGACTTTCGAGTATGTCATGCTGGCTGGAGTAAACGATTCTCTGCAACATGCCCGGGCTTTATTACGGTTATTACAAGGTTTGTCCGCTAAGGTTAACCTCATTCCTTTTAATCCTTTTCCAGGCAGTATTTACCGTTGTTCTGATATTGAGACCATTAATCGTTTTCGAGAGGAATTGCTACGAGGAGGGCTCATGACGGTTACCCGCAAAACTCGTGGTGACGATATTGCAGCTGCCTGTGGTCAGTTGGCGGGTCAAGTTCAAGACCGGACACGCCGTACTTTAAACCAACAGCGTATAGCGGGTTCTTTACCGCAGTCCTTGTCAGCATGA
- the ndk gene encoding nucleoside-diphosphate kinase — MAIERTLSIIKPDAVAKNLIGEIYTRFEKGGLRIVAARMLHLSKEQAQRFYAVHKERPFYNDLVEFMTSGPVIVQVLEGEDAIAKNRELMGATNPKEAAPGTIRADFAESIDANAVHGSDGPETAEQEINFFFKPEEICPRIN, encoded by the coding sequence ATGGCGATTGAACGCACCCTCTCTATCATTAAGCCAGATGCCGTCGCTAAAAATCTCATCGGGGAGATTTACACCCGCTTTGAGAAAGGGGGGCTGCGAATTGTGGCAGCCCGAATGCTCCACTTGTCCAAGGAACAAGCTCAAAGATTTTATGCTGTTCACAAAGAACGGCCTTTTTATAATGATTTAGTTGAATTTATGACCTCTGGGCCGGTCATAGTGCAGGTTTTGGAAGGAGAGGATGCCATTGCCAAAAACCGCGAGTTAATGGGGGCAACTAATCCGAAGGAAGCGGCTCCAGGGACAATTCGCGCTGATTTTGCGGAAAGCATTGACGCTAATGCGGTCCATGGTTCTGATGGGCCAGAGACGGCGGAGCAGGAAATTAACTTTTTCTTTAAGCCAGAAGAAATTTGTCCGCGGATTAACTAA
- a CDS encoding proline--tRNA ligase codes for MRTSQYLLTTTRETPADAEIISHQLMLRGGFIRRLAAGLYTWLPLGLRVLRKVESIIREEMERTGAQEVLMPAVQPAELWQETGRWEQYGPELLRFTDRHQRPFCFGPTHEEVITDLIRREIRSYKQLPANFYQIQVKFRDEIRPRFGVMRAREFLMKDAYSFHLDQTSLEQTYRQMYEAYSRIFERIGLTFRAVQADTGAIGGQTSHEFHVLAASGEDAIAFSDKSPYAANVELATALPPTGERASPKETLSLVETPKQRTIEEVSQFFNIPPSRCVKTLLVEGSEGGFVALALRGDHELNEVKAQKLPQVASPLQFATPEQVRETCNADVGSIGPIGLDIPLIADHSAAHLTDFVCGANQKGKHFTGANWKRDLPEPITADIRKVVDKDPSPDGKGFLSIARGIEVGHIFQLGEKYSQALNTTVLDETGQAIILTMGCYGIGVSRVVAAAIEQNHDEHGIIWPDPIAPFQLALVPINAHKSVRVRETADQLYSQLQATGFEVLLDDRQLRPGVIFADMDLIGIPHRLVISDRGLDAGTIEYKRRRDGKTSTIQLDNLIPALKSALETPIPGR; via the coding sequence ATGCGTACTTCTCAATACTTGCTTACGACTACCCGCGAAACCCCAGCCGATGCGGAAATCATTAGCCATCAGTTAATGCTTAGAGGAGGTTTCATCCGTCGCCTCGCGGCTGGCCTTTATACCTGGCTGCCCTTAGGCCTACGGGTACTCCGCAAGGTTGAAAGCATTATCCGTGAAGAAATGGAGAGGACCGGGGCCCAGGAAGTTTTAATGCCTGCAGTGCAACCTGCGGAACTATGGCAGGAAACGGGACGCTGGGAGCAATATGGACCTGAATTACTGCGCTTTACCGACCGCCATCAACGGCCTTTCTGTTTTGGTCCCACCCACGAAGAGGTCATTACCGATCTCATCCGCCGTGAAATACGAAGTTATAAACAGTTACCAGCCAATTTCTACCAAATTCAGGTGAAATTCCGGGATGAAATCCGACCCCGCTTTGGCGTCATGCGGGCACGGGAATTCTTAATGAAGGATGCCTATTCTTTTCACTTGGACCAAACCTCATTGGAACAAACCTATAGACAAATGTACGAGGCTTATTCTCGTATCTTTGAGCGAATTGGACTGACCTTCCGAGCAGTGCAAGCGGACACTGGCGCCATTGGTGGCCAAACCTCCCATGAATTCCATGTACTCGCTGCCTCTGGTGAAGATGCCATTGCTTTCTCAGATAAAAGTCCCTATGCCGCTAATGTGGAATTGGCAACGGCCCTTCCCCCTACCGGCGAGCGAGCCTCCCCCAAAGAGACATTATCTTTAGTAGAGACACCAAAGCAACGCACCATTGAAGAGGTCAGTCAATTTTTCAACATCCCCCCCTCACGTTGCGTAAAAACCCTATTAGTAGAGGGCAGCGAGGGAGGATTTGTGGCCCTTGCACTAAGGGGGGACCATGAACTCAACGAGGTAAAAGCACAAAAACTTCCCCAAGTGGCTAGCCCTCTTCAGTTTGCCACTCCCGAGCAGGTGCGGGAAACCTGCAATGCAGATGTCGGTTCCATAGGCCCCATAGGCCTGGACATTCCTCTTATTGCAGATCATAGCGCCGCCCATTTAACAGACTTCGTTTGCGGAGCCAATCAGAAAGGTAAGCACTTTACCGGGGCTAACTGGAAACGGGATTTACCCGAGCCCATAACAGCTGACATCCGCAAAGTAGTTGATAAAGATCCCAGCCCCGATGGAAAAGGTTTTCTCTCCATCGCCCGCGGTATCGAAGTCGGTCATATCTTCCAGCTTGGCGAAAAATACAGCCAGGCCCTGAATACCACGGTACTCGATGAAACGGGCCAGGCTATTATCTTGACAATGGGCTGCTATGGTATTGGGGTCTCTCGAGTGGTTGCTGCGGCTATTGAACAAAATCATGATGAGCACGGCATTATCTGGCCTGATCCTATTGCCCCCTTCCAGTTGGCTCTCGTACCGATTAATGCCCATAAGTCAGTACGGGTACGGGAAACAGCCGACCAACTCTATAGCCAGTTACAAGCAACAGGCTTCGAAGTATTACTCGATGATCGCCAATTACGCCCCGGAGTGATATTCGCTGATATGGATTTGATTGGCATCCCCCACCGCTTGGTAATTAGCGACCGAGGATTAGATGCTGGTACTATCGAATACAAGCGGCGCCGAGATGGTAAGACAAGCACAATTCAGTTAGACAACTTGATTCCCGCCCTCAAGTCCGCATTAGAAACTCCGATACCTGGGAGGTGA
- a CDS encoding lytic transglycosylase domain-containing protein encodes MNRYSLLFILACFSTFLGAATTERFDTQLRQQLIAVVGMKDGFKDRFHAQVWLLDMEYRLKTRLPNLKERLAILRLAHREAVRASLPPELVLAVIEVESNFDRFAISEAGARGLMQIMPFWRKEIGHREDNLLDIATNLRFGCTILRHYIDQEKGNLTRALARYNGSIGKIWYPSRVYKALRRWR; translated from the coding sequence ATGAATCGTTACAGCTTACTGTTTATCCTAGCTTGCTTTTCTACCTTCTTGGGTGCGGCCACTACTGAGCGATTTGATACCCAGTTGAGGCAACAACTTATCGCCGTTGTGGGCATGAAGGATGGTTTTAAAGATCGATTCCATGCCCAGGTTTGGTTGCTAGATATGGAATACCGCCTTAAAACCCGGTTACCTAATCTTAAAGAACGCCTGGCAATCCTACGCCTAGCTCACCGCGAAGCGGTCCGGGCAAGTTTACCTCCTGAACTGGTATTAGCAGTCATTGAAGTAGAAAGTAACTTTGACCGCTTTGCCATTTCTGAGGCCGGAGCTCGAGGCCTTATGCAAATTATGCCTTTTTGGCGCAAAGAAATTGGCCATAGGGAAGATAATCTCTTGGATATTGCAACTAATTTGCGTTTTGGTTGCACTATTCTTCGTCACTATATTGACCAAGAAAAAGGCAATCTTACTCGAGCCCTAGCCCGTTATAATGGCAGTATTGGAAAAATCTGGTACCCAAGCCGGGTTTATAAAGCCCTTCGCCGTTGGCGATAA
- a CDS encoding NapC/NirT family cytochrome c — translation MLSKLKQWWQAIREYFKVHWRPISVGAGGLFALIVIIFGGEAALSTTTFCTSCHSMSYPYEELQESAHYGSFGLEPQCKDCHIPQGLGNFHKAVYTHVVDGARELYLEFTNDYSTLEKFNERRLEMAHHARMNLRGWDSVTCRDCHKDPQPVAKSGKRAHKKLNEGWTCIDCHQNLVHAPVEHTDLDASERRGEMVIREEIDWTDRNPLASVETRSVRN, via the coding sequence ATGCTGTCTAAATTAAAACAATGGTGGCAAGCCATTCGTGAATATTTTAAAGTTCATTGGCGCCCGATCTCAGTTGGGGCGGGTGGTTTATTCGCTCTGATCGTTATCATTTTTGGTGGTGAGGCGGCTTTGTCGACCACCACTTTTTGCACCAGTTGCCACTCTATGTCTTATCCTTATGAGGAATTGCAAGAATCTGCCCATTATGGTTCGTTTGGATTAGAACCCCAGTGTAAAGATTGCCATATTCCCCAGGGCTTAGGGAATTTCCATAAGGCGGTTTATACCCATGTGGTGGATGGGGCGCGAGAACTCTATCTAGAATTTACCAACGATTATTCAACGCTTGAGAAATTCAATGAGCGGCGGTTGGAAATGGCCCACCATGCCCGTATGAACCTCAGGGGTTGGGATAGCGTCACTTGCCGGGATTGTCATAAGGATCCACAACCCGTGGCTAAATCTGGCAAACGAGCTCACAAAAAGCTCAACGAAGGATGGACATGCATTGATTGCCATCAGAATCTAGTGCATGCACCCGTAGAGCATACTGATCTAGATGCCAGTGAGCGACGGGGTGAGATGGTCATTAGGGAAGAAATAGATTGGACAGACCGTAACCCATTGGCCTCCGTGGAGACTCGTTCAGTAAGGAATTAG
- a CDS encoding cytochrome c family protein yields MNQIIRHFCFYALLAVAMGTTWAQEEPPYDGLKKCKSCHEPQYDSWLETAHGQAMQSLEPGEKVEAKEKAELDPDEDYTEDPDCVGCHVTGFRKDGGYEIDLPRRLKKYLQGVGCESCHGPGSEYKHIHKDAADKFEETQETTPREELAAAGQVLTDKEFEERCNACHLNYEGSPWPHAKEPYTPFTPEVDPKYEFKFKEAVQNDEAMHEHYKLEGVFSGDPVASFHEEFQKHATPPKKK; encoded by the coding sequence ATGAACCAGATAATTAGACATTTTTGTTTTTATGCTCTGCTTGCAGTTGCCATGGGAACAACGTGGGCCCAAGAGGAACCCCCCTACGATGGGCTCAAAAAATGCAAAAGTTGCCATGAACCCCAGTATGATTCATGGCTCGAAACGGCTCATGGGCAGGCGATGCAGTCCTTAGAGCCTGGTGAGAAAGTGGAGGCTAAGGAAAAAGCGGAGTTAGATCCGGATGAGGATTACACCGAAGATCCTGATTGTGTTGGCTGCCATGTAACGGGGTTTAGAAAGGATGGGGGCTATGAAATTGATCTCCCAAGGCGCCTAAAAAAATATTTGCAGGGTGTCGGTTGCGAATCCTGTCATGGTCCTGGATCTGAATACAAGCATATTCATAAAGATGCGGCGGATAAGTTTGAAGAAACCCAGGAAACTACTCCACGGGAAGAGCTAGCGGCTGCGGGGCAGGTCCTTACGGATAAAGAATTTGAAGAGCGCTGTAATGCCTGCCACCTCAACTATGAAGGCTCCCCCTGGCCCCATGCCAAAGAGCCTTATACCCCTTTCACCCCCGAAGTGGATCCGAAATACGAATTTAAATTCAAAGAAGCAGTGCAGAATGATGAGGCGATGCACGAGCACTATAAGCTAGAGGGCGTTTTTTCTGGTGACCCGGTGGCATCGTTCCATGAGGAATTCCAAAAGCACGCTACGCCGCCGAAGAAGAAGTAA
- the haoB gene encoding hydroxylamine oxidation protein HaoB: protein MPSSAKGVSRAPLFIGVILIAGGLLLLGWLGWAILHSAGDGEAPYQYKKVAEGGVEKFPDLGLEAYGGMTIRKYELLAEEVQKEPLVEFYTGSKEDHAPVLLEWKNNLIEPVLTVSGNIKDLTKLARGIAEHVPPEAVVLGWWDTSRQLELLAGANTLFDENLAQPLLIPDPWASQRKAIETFEHEFWQVTDSSEAKARQERLAEALLADEVAGASILRELAGGREAYVVVHWADAYKLGAMAPERFGIGYNDFPGSKRTHALIPHVKEWMEENGYEAYLVQHQEEDTVRAYFLTDSAHKDTLIAKMLPFTTSNPTELEKLKLVAQYGGYWVYSLPPANDAG, encoded by the coding sequence ATGCCATCTTCTGCAAAAGGAGTAAGCAGAGCTCCCCTGTTTATCGGGGTAATCCTGATAGCAGGGGGGCTTCTCCTCTTAGGCTGGCTGGGATGGGCAATTCTCCATTCAGCCGGCGATGGGGAAGCGCCATATCAATACAAAAAGGTGGCAGAAGGTGGGGTAGAAAAATTCCCTGATTTGGGCCTTGAGGCCTATGGGGGGATGACTATCCGTAAGTACGAATTACTTGCAGAAGAAGTACAAAAAGAACCCTTGGTAGAGTTTTATACCGGGTCTAAGGAAGATCATGCTCCCGTATTGTTGGAGTGGAAAAATAATCTGATTGAACCCGTATTAACGGTTAGCGGCAACATTAAAGATTTGACCAAATTGGCTCGGGGAATTGCTGAGCATGTGCCGCCTGAAGCGGTGGTATTGGGTTGGTGGGATACTTCCCGTCAGCTTGAGTTACTTGCTGGAGCGAACACCTTGTTTGACGAGAATCTGGCTCAACCGCTGCTTATACCTGATCCGTGGGCCAGTCAGCGGAAAGCGATCGAAACATTCGAGCACGAATTTTGGCAGGTCACTGACTCAAGCGAAGCAAAAGCTCGCCAAGAGCGTCTTGCGGAAGCGCTATTGGCTGACGAAGTGGCAGGTGCATCAATACTGAGAGAGTTGGCTGGGGGCCGTGAAGCCTATGTTGTTGTTCACTGGGCGGATGCCTACAAATTGGGGGCCATGGCGCCCGAGCGCTTTGGTATTGGCTATAATGATTTTCCCGGCAGCAAGCGGACTCATGCCTTAATTCCTCATGTCAAGGAGTGGATGGAAGAGAATGGCTATGAGGCCTACCTGGTTCAACACCAGGAGGAAGATACGGTTCGCGCTTATTTTTTGACCGATAGTGCTCATAAAGATACTTTGATAGCCAAAATGTTACCTTTTACCACCTCAAATCCGACAGAGCTTGAAAAGCTCAAACTGGTTGCTCAGTATGGAGGTTACTGGGTCTACTCCCTGCCGCCTGCTAATGATGCTGGTTAA
- a CDS encoding multiheme c-type cytochrome produces MSDSIIGRLLRATAAVVSASLLFAGGASADIPDELYEALGLDKYKTSPKELYEAVTERYYDPGQGHGEGKYAEYWEPVPFSQYMDPYSYYKPPSSPAKVATREECVECHEDETRGWVHAWKKSVHANLDEIRNLPKDDSRYYKKKLIKEVEDNLRSLGKLGENEELKEVGCIDCHVGVGAKKGHHKEDLRLPDAAICGTCHLKEFAERESERDTIIWPTTDAKGNKMDPVWPPGRPSHALDYQANVDLATWAAMEDREVAEGCTMCHINQNRCDTCHTRHQFSAVEARKPDACGYCHNGADHNEYENYLFSKHGAVYLMLGDTWDWEVPLKDAIAENGQTAPTCAFCHFEYKGRFGHNVVRKVRWGFNPQEKIANNLEHEWYEDRQDAWVETCNNCHSPTFAEAYLEFIDNGIISGLKKQLEAKHILEGLYEDGLLPGQKTNRPAPPKPEHDAPGEFFQLFIAKGNNPTAVELQYAKMWEQDLLKHYKALAHANPGFWTYTEGWGPLLERYTNIQDANTQLREFAKLKTKVAMMEGDIKAAGVLDLDNQVERAVVGGLGGGMVLAGVGLVAWRRKQQAEG; encoded by the coding sequence ATGAGTGACAGTATAATTGGAAGGCTTTTGCGAGCCACTGCCGCGGTAGTCAGTGCAAGTCTGCTGTTCGCGGGCGGTGCCAGTGCGGATATTCCGGATGAGCTTTACGAAGCTCTAGGACTAGATAAGTATAAAACTTCGCCTAAAGAGCTATATGAGGCAGTAACAGAGCGTTATTATGATCCAGGGCAAGGACATGGAGAAGGCAAATATGCTGAATACTGGGAGCCTGTCCCGTTCAGTCAATATATGGATCCTTACTCCTACTACAAGCCGCCGAGTTCACCGGCCAAGGTCGCTACCCGCGAGGAGTGTGTCGAATGCCATGAAGATGAAACTCGGGGTTGGGTCCATGCCTGGAAAAAAAGTGTCCACGCGAATTTAGATGAAATCCGTAACCTGCCAAAAGACGATTCCCGCTATTACAAGAAGAAGCTGATAAAGGAAGTCGAGGATAACCTTCGGTCCTTGGGTAAGCTTGGAGAGAACGAAGAACTCAAAGAGGTTGGTTGTATTGATTGCCACGTTGGCGTTGGCGCTAAAAAAGGTCACCACAAAGAAGATCTTCGCCTACCTGATGCAGCCATCTGTGGAACTTGCCACCTGAAAGAGTTCGCCGAGCGAGAATCGGAGCGTGATACCATCATCTGGCCAACCACGGATGCGAAGGGTAATAAGATGGATCCGGTTTGGCCGCCGGGACGTCCATCCCACGCCCTGGATTACCAAGCTAACGTCGATCTAGCCACTTGGGCGGCAATGGAGGATCGGGAGGTTGCAGAGGGTTGCACCATGTGTCATATCAACCAGAACCGCTGCGACACTTGTCATACTCGCCATCAGTTTTCAGCGGTAGAAGCCCGCAAGCCAGATGCTTGTGGTTATTGCCATAATGGGGCTGATCACAACGAGTATGAAAACTACTTATTCTCTAAACACGGTGCTGTCTATCTGATGCTAGGAGATACCTGGGACTGGGAAGTACCGCTTAAGGATGCAATCGCAGAAAATGGGCAAACTGCGCCGACCTGTGCTTTTTGTCATTTTGAGTATAAAGGGCGGTTTGGTCATAACGTGGTTCGCAAAGTGCGGTGGGGCTTCAATCCCCAGGAAAAAATCGCCAACAATCTAGAGCATGAGTGGTATGAGGATCGTCAGGATGCCTGGGTAGAAACCTGTAACAATTGCCACTCACCTACCTTTGCCGAGGCTTATCTAGAATTCATAGATAATGGGATTATTTCTGGTCTTAAGAAACAACTCGAGGCGAAACATATCCTTGAAGGCTTATACGAGGATGGATTGTTGCCTGGCCAGAAAACTAACCGTCCTGCTCCACCGAAGCCGGAGCATGATGCCCCCGGTGAGTTCTTCCAGCTCTTTATTGCAAAGGGCAACAACCCTACCGCGGTTGAACTGCAGTATGCAAAAATGTGGGAGCAGGATTTACTCAAGCATTATAAAGCGCTTGCTCATGCAAACCCTGGATTTTGGACTTACACCGAAGGCTGGGGTCCGTTGCTGGAGCGTTACACCAATATCCAGGATGCTAATACCCAGCTTAGGGAGTTTGCCAAGCTAAAAACCAAGGTCGCCATGATGGAAGGCGATATTAAAGCTGCCGGCGTATTAGACCTGGATAATCAGGTAGAGCGCGCTGTTGTGGGTGGCCTTGGCGGCGGTATGGTGCTTGCTGGCGTGGGTTTAGTGGCTTGGCGTCGTAAGCAACAGGCGGAAGGCTAG
- a CDS encoding PLP-dependent aminotransferase family protein, with product MQLPLKLERRSNQTLQSQLFEQIRGLILSGKLKPGTPMPATRSLSEQLGVSRNTVLLAYDRLIAEDYLQTQEAVGTYVNSHLPMDSLVLKAPTQPLVLPEKPQARRHPVLFRGRAQKVANSQRNRLAMDFRVGRLDPHSFPVKTWRRLILRHLSAGGSNLTEYRDPAGILALREAIANHLGPARGIAVTPEQVIVVSGSQQALNIVARLLVGQGTRVVTECPCYQGAAYVFESYGAQLHPVPVDKYGLQVSKLPPTPVSLAYVTPSHQYPMGSTLSLKRRVQLLDWAGQVGAYLIEDDYDSDFRHNGSPLTALAGLDPYGCVIYMGTVSKSIGAGLRLGYVVVPGELVEPAKTVKALLDSGNPWLDQAVLADLISSGSYAKHLRQIRRMYLRRRDCLIAALKSHFGEVTLSGLEGGMHVVWHLPPNFPTAAEIQAIAQEVGVGIYTLESGGAYDYGYKEYSERTLVLGYSSLPELQIREGIARVATALTNTLGHSKQYHPDSPNAGQSKGRPSPKSKVLSN from the coding sequence ATGCAACTACCGCTGAAGCTAGAGCGCCGGAGCAACCAGACTTTACAAAGTCAGCTTTTCGAACAAATTCGCGGCTTGATCCTGAGCGGTAAATTGAAACCGGGCACGCCTATGCCTGCTACCCGTTCTTTAAGCGAACAGTTGGGGGTCTCCCGCAATACGGTACTTCTAGCTTATGACCGTCTTATTGCTGAGGACTACCTTCAGACCCAGGAAGCCGTAGGCACCTATGTCAATTCCCATTTACCCATGGACTCCTTGGTCCTCAAAGCACCAACACAACCGCTGGTACTTCCTGAAAAACCTCAGGCAAGACGGCATCCAGTATTGTTTCGAGGCCGGGCCCAAAAAGTGGCCAATTCTCAACGAAATCGCCTTGCCATGGATTTTCGAGTGGGACGTTTAGACCCTCATTCTTTTCCGGTCAAAACCTGGCGACGTTTAATTTTACGCCATTTGAGTGCAGGCGGGTCTAACCTGACAGAATATCGAGATCCTGCTGGTATTTTGGCACTGCGAGAGGCCATCGCCAACCACTTAGGACCCGCTCGTGGAATTGCTGTTACCCCGGAGCAAGTCATTGTCGTGAGTGGTAGCCAACAGGCGTTGAACATCGTCGCCCGTTTATTGGTAGGCCAAGGAACACGGGTGGTTACAGAGTGCCCGTGCTACCAGGGAGCCGCTTATGTATTCGAAAGCTATGGCGCCCAACTCCATCCCGTGCCGGTGGATAAATATGGATTACAAGTTTCGAAACTCCCCCCCACACCGGTAAGTTTGGCTTATGTCACCCCGTCTCATCAATACCCCATGGGATCAACCCTATCCCTAAAACGGAGAGTCCAACTACTGGACTGGGCTGGACAAGTGGGGGCGTACTTGATTGAGGATGATTATGACAGCGATTTCCGGCATAATGGATCTCCCTTGACGGCTCTAGCGGGGTTGGACCCTTATGGCTGCGTGATTTACATGGGAACAGTGTCAAAATCGATTGGTGCCGGGCTGCGCCTTGGTTACGTAGTAGTCCCTGGAGAGCTAGTGGAACCTGCAAAAACAGTCAAGGCTTTGCTGGATAGCGGCAATCCTTGGCTTGATCAAGCCGTCCTGGCCGATCTCATCTCCAGCGGTAGCTACGCTAAGCATTTGCGGCAAATCCGACGTATGTACCTGCGCCGCCGCGATTGTCTTATAGCCGCCCTAAAGTCACATTTTGGGGAAGTTACTCTGTCCGGTTTGGAGGGAGGAATGCATGTTGTCTGGCACCTACCTCCGAATTTCCCTACCGCTGCCGAAATACAGGCCATTGCCCAAGAAGTGGGCGTTGGGATTTACACTCTAGAAAGCGGAGGCGCCTACGATTACGGCTACAAGGAATACAGTGAACGCACGCTAGTCTTGGGTTATTCGTCCCTTCCTGAGCTTCAAATTCGCGAGGGAATCGCAAGGGTGGCAACAGCACTAACAAACACTCTGGGCCATTCGAAACAATACCACCCAGACAGTCCGAATGCTGGCCAAAGCAAAGGCCGCCCTTCGCCAAAATCTAAAGTGCTTTCAAACTAA